ttttttttttacagatgggGACTGAGTTTTGACTTGCCCGTTGTTCCTTGACTCAGGACTCAAACCTAGGTCCTggatcctgattttttttttcccctacagtgTAGCCCCTTCACGTGCCAGACATGTCAGCGATCCTATTTATAAAGCTCTTCCTTCATTTGACCTCAGAGAGCTTTCAGAACAtctgaaagaaatggagaagcgcCCTTACCTGGAAGATGTAATCCCCAGGGCCCACGTCTGTGATATCCACCCACTGGCAATCAATGTCATGTCGGTAGGTGTCCCAGCAGCCAACGGTCACTCCCTGTTCCCCAAAGTTGGCACACGCATAGCGCCTTTGCAGTCCTGTAGGGGAGGGTGCTGGTGGTGACTGAGGCTCTCAATAGGCGCTCGGGACAAAGTACCTGTTAGGTCTTTCACACCCTTCAACGTTTAAGCCTCATACCAGCCTTGCCAATTGACTGCAGTCAGACTAGGGCCCTGAGCTTCCTAAAGATCCTGCCTATCAGAGCCAGGAGTCCTACTAACCACGAATCCAGCGCTGTACCAAAGTCCATCTGTGACAGAGATCATTTATTTGGATGCTCTAGTGAAAATTCCTGTTGGCCTAGGAAATGTGAATGGAAGGTTGCAGCCCTCTATGCTAATTCACTTGTCCATCCAACCTGGTGTTTCACCATGCCCTTTCTAAGGGCTACGAACTATGGATATGCAAATAGGAATCAAAAATCCATCTCCTCAAAGGATCAGCAGAAGTGAAACAGGTGAGCAACTATTATCCAAAAAAAGcgttaagtattttaaaagtggTACACagtacactgggcttcccaggtggctccgtggtaaagaatcctccttccaatacaggagatgtgagtttgattcctggctggagaagataccctggagaaggaaacagcaacccactccagtattcttgcctgggaaatcctatggacagaggaggctggtgggctacagtccatggaaatagTCTGACACCACTTCATGACTAAACAATAATATACAATATGCTGGGAATGCAGAGGAAGTAGAGAAGGTAAGAAATtcatctttatttgttttttggttgtgcaatgcagcttgtaggatcttagttccccaaccagggactgaagccaggaatgaaagtacagagtcctaaccactggacagctaggGAATTCCCGGAAATTTGTCTTTTTGAATCGCCTCGAATGCTGACTGTTGCCAAGCCCCAGCCTCCAGATGCCTAAGGCTGTTGAGCAGGACAGAGGGGTCCTGACCCCAGTGGGGCCGGGGGAGGACATGCAGACAGGGGACCACGTACCTGTGGGGCAATTTGTGTCCTCTAGGCAGAAGCTGGCCTTGTGCCCCTCGGCCACCTTGGAGCCATTGAGAGTGAGGAGGTCGTAGTGGGTGAAGACCTCAATGCTGTGGTAGTGCCTGCGGAAGAGGCAGGGCCGTCAGCctggcagcagcaggagaggagCCGGCAGGGAGCAGGGAGGCACCAGGCCCCATCGTTACCCAGAGAGGAGCGTTATAATAGCAGGGCAGTACCCTTCTCCCTCCCAAACCCAAGATTAGTATGACCCTACTCTCCTGGCACTCCTGCCAGGCAACCAGACAAAGCTGCCCGCATCCCGCAGGGTCTCAGCCAGGTGAGGCGAGGTCaaagctccaggagatgctgcCTGACTACAAGGCCAGAGCCCTGCAGGTGGAAGGAAGGGACACGACCAGAGACTAGCCCAGGAGCGGAGCTGTGGAGCGTGGAGGGACGCTAATGCTGCTCCCTGCCAGCCTGGGCCCAGATGGCTACCATTGTTTCCAGTCCAGTTCTAATGACAACTCCGTCCATGCTACAGGGAAAGATGCTTATTATCTCAGCGAAGTCGAGTCCCAAAGTCACTGCCCGCTCCTCTCAGCTTTCCCCACCCACGgctatatgaagaaaaaaaaaaaaaaaaaacacccttttCCATTCTGCCTTTGTTGTAGACAACGTCTCTCCTTCTGTCGGGGCTGGAAGCTGCTGATAGGAAAGAATGCTCCTTGTCCCCTTCCAGCACCAGCGGCGTTTCCTTGCTCCTCCTTGGGGGCCTCGCTTTGCTGCTGCAGAAATCAACCAGCTTTTTCTGCAGAGCTAGCATCCTGGATGGGATGGCTATTTTGGGTCTCCAGGTTTCTAGGAGTCCCCATTTCACCTGGCTGTTAAAGACAAGGCTTAAGGTCCCCAGAGAAATATCCTTCTAACAGAGACCAGCTCTGCTGGTGAGGACCACTCCACAGGATACCACAAGGCAGGTGCGAGAGCAATGGAAAGGCCAGGTGATGCTCGGGATTCCTCACTGCCTCCTGGAGGCAGGGCTGGCAGCATGTCTAGGAAGGAAGGCTCTTTCCCTGAGCTCACACCCACCCCTCCCAGGAAGGACCAGACTGGTTGGGTCTCCACACCCTGGTTTTGGCCCCCTAAGGGCTGAGGCCCGAGCAGGCGCTCACCTGTGGCACTGGTGCCAAGTCCAGCTGTGGCGCCCCGTCTTGGGACGGAAGTCGGCCCGGCCCAGGTTGTGGATCTGTGAGGAGAAGCGCAGCAGACGCCGGTGTCCGTAGGGCCAGTCCATGCGGTCCGCGGACTGAGACAGGCAGTTCTCCTCGTGGGCGCAGTACAGCAGGCTGAGCGGGCGGTCCTCCAGGTAGGCCGTCTCCTGCACCAGCTGGGCGTTCATCACGAGGTCCGGGGCACCTGGGCACCGTGGAGACACCAAGGTGAGGGAGGTAGCCGGTTTTGCTCTCCGGCCTAGGGGACAGGCTTGCCTCCAGATTGAGTGCTTTTGGAGGAACCAGGAGAGTAGGGCGGTTTAGGAGTCAgaagatttccctggtgactcagacggtaaagtgtgtgtctgcaatgcagaagacctgggtttgatccctgggtagatcccctggagaagggaatggcaacctatgttggtattcttgcctgggaaatttcacggacagagaagcctggtgggctacagttcatggggtcgcgaagagctgggcacaactgaagcgacttagcacgcagcacGCATTAGGAGTCGGGAGATGTGAGTTCTCCTAACAGGAGAGATCTATCACCTTAAGCTGGGAGGCTGCTAGCGTCACAGTGGAGCTTGCTGGCTTCGTAGCTAGACTACCTGGGTTCCTGTCTTGGCTAAATTTCTGTCTACACCACTAAGGGGAATTGCTTATCCTTTCGTCTATCATTTTCCGCATGTGTAAGATGCAGATAATGAATAATATGAGTGTGATAGTACCTGTAACGTGCTGAGACCATGGTGTGGCCCGTGGCAAGCATGAGTGACGTAAGCTAGCATTGCTTTTGTGCAGTATACCTTTGCCTATAAGCCTGGCTCATATAACCTCTCGGAAGCTCTGCGGATGCCAGGCTTGTCACCTCAGTtctttctctaagcctcagttcttGTAATGTGAGAGGGAGAGGGCTGGAGATTGCAAGAGTTCATCTCCGAACCTGGTCCTGGGCTCTGGTGTTCTGGACCATTCTGCTACATTTTCTGAGACTGTACTTCCTCCCGGGCTCCTCTTCTACCCTGATGGCCACCATGGGTGTTCACACCGGGATACTGCGTGCCCTGGTGCATGGAGTCCACCGTGCTGGAGCCTGCATCTCCACAGGCTGCTCAGTGCCTCTCCGGTTCCCTTCCTGTCACAGGGGCTCTTACCCTCCTCGGAGCCACCGTGCCGTCACCACGGTCCCTTGTGTGTGAGTGCAGAAATGTGGAGATCCACAGCTTTTGCCTTGTACCATCGAGAGAGAAAACTGCCAATTCTCAATGCTCGTTCATGCAAAAACTGGGTTACAGTTTAAATTTGGGGCGGAGCCATCGCTGACAATGGTGAGACGGGAACACGGGTTTATTTTCAGTGAATGGGCATCAGGGTGGGAGCTGGTTTGCTGGATGATGTCTGCACTATCACTAAATGCTCTTGGAATGCCCGAGGTATATTTTGGAGACGGACAAGGGTATGCCCATGGGCACACCCTAGAATTTCTGAGGAAAAGGACTGCTTTCAGAGAGAAGAAGAGACGGtaaaggcaagaaagaaataagaaaaatcacaggGGAGAGTTGGGGACAACCACAGGGATGGTGCATTGGCTGCTTGTGCTCAGCCGTTGTGAAGTATCAAATGAATTCAGGAGGATTCCTGAAGGAGGACTCCATCAAGGGGCACAGGGTCCCAGGAGGGGAGAGAGTGGGGAGCTGGCCCCTGGTATGCAGGAAACTGTGGCTGGAGTCCCACTTGGAAACCCCATCACCCTGCAGGGGAGGATGTGCTGTAAAGGCTGGCGCTCTTCCAATGAGCGCTGATCAGAGTGAAAGTCCTAAGCTTGCTGATGGAGCTGAAGGATGTCTTGGCATTGCAGCCTGGCTGGGAAGAAGGTCATGCAGCCACTTGGGTTGGTGGCAGCCTGCAGCCTCTGGACTGGATAGAGTTCTTGGCCCAGACCTGGTTGGCATATGTCACACAAAGGCTGCTACCATAAGAATCTGGGGGTGTGGGGTAGATGGATGCTTCAAAACGGTCTTGACCTAAAATAAAGCCTTTTGGGTAAATCCCACAGCTCACTGTAAGGCCCACGTGTCCTCACATTTCTATACCCTCTACAACAGCTTTCAAACTCTTTTCTTACTACAAACTACAGTAAGAAATATGCTAATATTTTATGTTgtgatgtgcatgcatgcttagtcgctcagttgtatctgactctttgaaacccctggactgtagccctccaggctcctctgtccatgagatttcccaggcaaaaatactggagtgagttgccatgcccttctctaggaagAAAGATCCTtgctggatcttcctgactgagggactgGACTCGAGTCTCCCACATCtactgtactggcaggtggattctttaccactgagccacctgggaagccctaggttgTGATACACAGATATAATATCAAGAGAAAAATACTATCCGTACTAAATGTaacatgttgttgctgttgtttggtcaTGACACAAACACTGAAAAACACTGTTGTGTATCCTCACATTGCAGGTACTGTCTTAATTCTTACATTAACCCCATGAGCGGGGCACAGCTTGTTTCCCCATGTGGCAGGTGACCTGGCCACACGTGGCAATAACAGAGCTGGTGCTCCACATCCAGCCCTCCCTCCACTCCCAACCCTGGGGCCTTGGAGCTGGAACCAGCTCTCAGGGCCCTCCCTGAGATGGGATGGGAGTTGCAGGCTTGGCAACCTAGAGGAGCCACGTCCACCCATCCCACTGGCCCCTCCCGTTACTCACTGTCTGTGCAGGAGACTCCGGCTGAGAAGCGCCCCGTGCCGTGGGAGCAGTGCACTGGCCCGTGCCTCTGACACTGCTGCAGGGCCAGCTCTGTGCCTGAGCAACGCACCCCGCTCATGACCACTTCTCTGGCTCCCGGCGTCCCCTGCCAGTACCAGGTGTCCTAAGGAAACAGCCAGCATCCCCCAGTCAGGGCTGAGACATGCTCTTAGAGTCACCTGACTCCATTTGAGGCTTGGACCCCGGCCAACCACGCTCACCTAGCTGTGCTCAGCCTTGGCCTGAAAATCTTTAGTGATGCCACTTTGGACCCCTCTGGTATTAGAAACGCCTTCCATGTATGAGGGCAAAATCCACTGCTGTGGCTTCCACCACTGGCCTTGTTCCCATCACTCTCCCTGATTGCAGCCCTCAGCTGTTTGAAGATGATGGTCCTGGTCCCTTCCTGTCCACTCAGACCTGTCCCATTTCCTTAGCTGTTCTTCATACAACCCTACATGGCCGGTTGTGCTCAGGGTTGAGCCCAGTTCTCCAGGGTGAAGGGTGCCCAGTACTGCCAGGCAGGCCACTGCGGGTGAAGCTGAAGCAGTTTCTCCATAGCAGCCTTGCCCCAGGCCTCTTGATTTCGTTTCCTTGATATCTTTTGAATCTATCCACCTGTCTCCCCCAGGACTGCCACTAGCCCCGTCCAAGCCAGCAACATTCTCAGCTGGGCACCTGCAATAGTGTGCTCCTCTGTATTCACAGTAATCCCCACCCCAACAGTTTGCCAACTAGCAAggaagaaatcttttaaaaaaaatctgccttgcgGGCTTTGAATGGTCTtgctcctgcctcctcctccaccctcacACTTCACACAGATCGATCACTCTAGAAGCCGCACTCCACCCCTGATTTCCTCAACCAAGTCAGGTGTCCTCTGGCCACAGGGTCTTCACATGGGCTCTTTATTCCTCCCCCACCTCATCTGGCTTATGTCTGCTCATCTCTCAAGCAGATACAGCTGTGTGCCCGTTGTATGAACGTTTTAGGAAAAACCGCCTCCCCCACGTGACTGTGTGGGGACGGACTGCTCCATGAGGCAGGAACTGTGTCTTGTTCACCACAGGATCGCCAGCACCCAGCATTCACTGGTGCATAGTTCCACTCATAActaactgttgaatgaatgaatgaagggtcAGCAGCTTTAGCATGGCAGAGACCTACCTTGATGGCATGGCTGGCAAAACCCAGGCCAAGCTGTCGACAGGCCACCATGGCTTCGCTGAGGCCCCAGTGGTCACTGCACACGGCCCCCCAGCGCTGGACGCCGTTCACCTCCACCTGCACCTCCACCACCCCCTCCTCGGGGCTGCGCCCACCAGCCAGGCGCACCTGCAATGGTCAGGGGTGTGTGAGGAGCAGGGCCAGTTTAGGAGGGGGAGAGCGTGGGGCTGCTGGCTGGGAGACCTGTCCAGGCCAGCTCACCACGCAGCCCTGGACATGACACTCCCCTTCTCTGGGTTGCTctcctctgtaaagtgaggaCATTTTATTGGATAGTCCCTAAAGTCCCTGCCCGCTTGAGAAAGTTGACTCAGAGTGCCTGCTCCCAGGCCTTGCCTTCCATCTACCTGAAATCCTGCCATTGATGATGACTCCCTAATTGCCAAGTGCTTTCATATCTGTCGTCACATTCACAGTGACCCTCCGGGACAGctgaccccattttacagaagagaataaGGTCAGAGACAAGAGAGACTTGCCCGCAATCCACATTAGCATGATGCTTGAACTCTGACCACTCCCTGGTGCTGACACCCTGCAGCCCTCTGCCCATGGGCCGCTTCTCTCTCAACTTCATGGGGGACCTGAGCGGGTAGGGCAGGCGAGCCCATCTGCCTGAAGTCAGTCCCCTTGAGCCTCTGCCATCTCTGAAGGCCAAAGCCTGGCCCTGAGGGGAAGCAGGCCAGGCCAGGGGAGACTCACAGAGGAGAGGGCAGTCCAGGCTGGCTCCAGGCAGGCTCTGGGGCCCAGAGCGCTAGCGGCCTCTCACAAACCCTCCCCACTGGCTGCATGCAGTGTCCGGGGCTATCTCAGGGCTGCCCAGCCCTGGGCTCACCTGGTCCTGGAAGCCCATGTTAGGGATGTTGCATCTCACGGCAGCATCATTGTCATGTTGGCAACCATTCTGGGAGCCTTCCAGGGAAGGGCAATCGCTGAGGGTCTGCTCATATCCCCTGCAGCGAACTTCACTCAGGTGGATGGGCCCCAGAGCTACAGCGCAGAGTGGGCAGAAAGGCCGTGTGAGGCTCCATCTTGGCAGCCTCACCCCTACGGCAGCTGCCCTGGGCCCCAGCACCCTGGGACCACCAGGGCATGGACCAGCGGCACACCCaggctctcccaccccaccccaggcctcctcaCTCACCCTGGCCCAGCTGGGCCCCAAAGAGGGCCTCCCGAGCAGAGCCGAAGCCGAGTTGGCGGCACACGACGCTGGCGGAGATGAGGTTCCATCCGTGGTCACAGACGGTGCCCCACTGGCGGTTCATGAGCACCTCCACCCGGCCCTCGCCCACCTGGGCCCCTGAGCGGAGGCGCACCTTCATCTCCTGCTGGGAGAACACCCGGCTTCagggagggtgaggaggaggcaGGCATAGGGGCTGCGCCCCTTCAATTCAGGCAGGGCCAAGGACTGGCGTTCTAGTCTCATCTCTGACTCCTGCAGCCATTGCCTTGAATAAGTCATTTTCCTCAATCCTCCCCCTTCCTCAGTAACAAAGAAGCACCACAATAATAGTCATACCAAATTCATAAATTGTTACGtaataacagtaacaataaaGGTAATAACAAATTCCAGCCTCAGGAGTTGGGGTTCCTGGGCTTCATAACCTGCCACCTAGTCGCTAGGCGAGTCCCTTCCTCTCACCCAGTCTCACTGCTGCTTTGTCCTTTGGGACTGAACCTACAGCAACGCTTCCCCAGCAGATCTGTGAAATGATTTTAGAGACCTGCGGGCACGTGGTGTTAATGAAACGCACGGTGGGGAAGTCATTTCCGTTAATTCTCTCCCGTCCCTTCCTGCACCGTGAGGAGACCCTCTCACGTGGAGACGTCGGCCTGCAACGCCTCCCGAGCTCTTGGTCTTTGCTTTTATAATGAGGGCCAGGCTCGGGCTCAATACCTTTGGCCCTCAATGGGATGCAGCTACAGTGTAATTACAGTTTTTATAGTTACCTTCTATTCCTGGCCAGTGATGTCAGCTTTCCATTTATGGTAGGGTTATAAATGGGCCCTTTTAAATAAATCCCAAAGTTCAACCATTCTGGGACTTGCTCTCCTCCTGGTCTGAACCAATGTCCCCTTGATGAGGGGTtcgcccccctcctcccctgcctctcctGGAGAGTCCCCTCCCACGAGTCAGTCCCTCCCCACGGAGCAGGGTCTTGTGAGTGGGGCCTGGGCCTCCAGGCCTGCgggcagggccctggggaccCACCTCTGTCCTGGACTCCTTGCGCCCTGGCTTCGCCTTCGGAGGACGGAAGCGGGGCCCTGCCACACAGCTGACCACAGCATGCATGCCACCCGGGCAGGCCGGCCGCAGCTTGCCCTGGGCTGGTGCCACCTGCACCTGGCAGTTGGCCATGTGGGGCTCTGTGCCCAGGCAGTTGACACGGTGGATCCAGAAGGAATTCTTCTTCGTTAGGCTCTTCAGTCTGGAAGACAAGCTAGACTGAGGGCGGAGAAGGGGTGCTCAGGACTCTGGGAGGCAAGGCaccggggaggggagaggggcctggaggaggggaagggggaggaaggaggcccTTCATGCCACCTCGTTTGCACCCTCCCGTGAGGGCACTACTCCTTACCTAGAGTTGGGGTCCTTCATCTTTGAATCCCAGGCTTTCCTGGAGGGGAGCAAACAGGTGGGGAGTGGAGTGGGTGCAGAAGTCCCAGCCCTGTCACCCTGGCTCCTCAGAGCTGTGCTTGACTTTGCACTGGACTTCACAGTTGGCACACTTGTTCACAAATCTGATTTCAATGCTGAGCTTCGTCACAGTCTGAGAGGGTGGCTGCTCCACAGATAAAGACGATCTCCACTTCACAGCGAGGGAAAGCAGGGCCCAGCAAGGTCCCTTGACTAAACCCAAAGTTGGGTCCTCTCTGCACCGGGCTGCCCAGGGCAGGAGGTTCCAAGCTTGCCCTTTCCCCAGTCTATTTGAAGGGCAGCCTTTAGGGAGCAACCCCATGATAAGGGGCCCAGGCAAAAGTCCTCTGGGGACAGGTGGAAGTTGAAGGCCTTTCTGCTGGGGGCTGCCCACCCAGAGATACTGAGGCTATAATCAGGGCTGCCTTCCTCATGGGTGGTAGGCAAGTCAGCCAGGCCCAGATGTGCAATTACCAGGCAGCAGGGAGTCAGGGACCCAGACCCCAGTCATGCCCAAGGACAGAGCCACGTGGCTGGTCTTGGAAACTAGGGTCAGCTAagccagagacacagagaagaacAACTGATTGGGGATGGGTAAGGGTAGATGACTCATGTCCTGTGGGAGATGAGAAACATACGAAGCGCTCACTGATCAGAGCGGGTAGAAGCCTGACTGGTAATCATTTACAGGCTGATGCAATCTTGTGACAGGTCTGTCACATTTCTGACAGAATATTTTTATGTCTCCTCTTAAAtgcctccccaccccatgccTGGTTTACACGCAACCCAATCAGAACCTGGCTTACATCCCAGTTGAGGAAATTCGCTGGGTCAGGGTTCAGAGAATTCTCTGCGGATTGGATGACTGAAGCCTGGATGCCCTACCAAGGACCTGAAGCCTGTTATCAGCAAAGCTTAGACCGGAACCCACACCATCTGTCCTTGTGGGCAGCACTGTATCTttactgctgctgagtcgcttcagtcgtgtctgactctgtgcgaccccatagacagcagcccaccaggctcccccgtccctgggattctccatgcaagaacactggagtgggttgccatttccttctccaatgcatgaaagtgaaaagtgaaagtgaagtcgctcagtcgtgtccgactcttcgagaccccatggactgcagcccactaggctcctccacccatgggattttccaggcaagactactggagtggggtgccattactcaGGTCTAATTTTCTAATCAGGACATGGTTTTAcataccctactccagtactcttgcctggagaatcccatggacggaggagcctgataggctgcagtccatggggtcgctgagggtcggacacgactgagcgacttcactttcacttttcactttcatgcattggagaaggaaatggcaacccactccagtgttcttgcctggagaatcccagggacgggggagcctggtgggctgccgtctatggggtcgcacagagtcggacacaactgatgcgacttagcagcagcagcagcacatttcaTTTTGGGAGTATTCTGTGCTACAGTCAATTCTTTCTATCTGATTCGCAAGTACAatgtttattttctgactttttctaGGAGTTTCCCAGGGCCTGAAAATTCATCTTCACTCTTAATTATTGAGAGATCTATAACCCCAGAAATCCAGGGACATTCCTTGGCTGGGCCTCTTTCCCTCCCAATCCCAACACCTACTGAATGTCCTCCTATAGACCCCACTCCTGCCAGTCTCACTGCAGTCTGCAAGGTCCCAAacatatgcacacagacacaaacacacacacaaatacatgcatgtgcacacacacgcatgtacacacatgtgcacagacATACAcgggcgcacacacacatgcacgtgcacacacactcagccACTAGCCCGCCTCCTGCACAGCCCTCCTACCTGTAGTGGTGCCTTCCTACCTGTAGTAGTGGCTGTCGACAGGTGCCTCGCTCGGGAAGCCCAGCATGCCGCACACCACCCTGCTGTTGTTCTTGGTCCAGCCCTGGTCACACACCTGCCGCCAGTGGCCCTCGTACTTCACCTCCACGGCTCCCTCGGTCACCGGGCTCTGCCGCTTGGCGCTGGCGAGGATGGCCTTGAGCCGCACCTCCTCCAGCCGCCGGTCCTGCAGGATGTGTAGTCTCCATGGGCCCCAGGAGTCCTGCTCCTGCTGAACCTGCTGCAGGTCTTCACATGGGAAAGCTGGGGCTTGGAGCACTTAGAGATCATGCCACCCAGCACCCTCATTGGACGGGATggaaacggaggctcagagaTGGGGAGGCAGGGGCTGAGGGCCACACAGTGAGTATGAGGCAGAAGCTCGGTTTGTTTAGGGTCCTTTCCTGAACCCCAGAGAGGACCAAGCAGATCCACACCCTCCCTGGGCTCAGGATGGGAGCCTTTGGAGTTTGGGAGGCTTCCATCGGGCACAGGGGGACCTTCTTCATAGCACcctggggaggacagaggatggacACCGACCAGCTGCTTGagaccacagcaggatcctttggCCCTTGAGCCCCCCACCCTAGCCCTGAATGACTTAGACCAGTGTGGAGCCGCCTGCCATGGCCGCCCCAGTCAGTGGGCCTGGGCCAGCTGTCCTCAAGCTGAGTCTACCCAGCAGCAGAGGGTAAGAGTCAGAGacctgccctgcctgcccctgTTGTTTGGTTTGAGCTGTTTTTAGCTCCGGTTTGTTTGTGCCCGGAAGACACAGCAATTGTGGCCGGGCCTTGTGGGTGAGGCAACCCCCTACCCTCTCATGGG
This genomic interval from Bubalus bubalis isolate 160015118507 breed Murrah chromosome 23, NDDB_SH_1, whole genome shotgun sequence contains the following:
- the LOXL4 gene encoding lysyl oxidase homolog 4 → MWFLPAALPLLPLLLLLGQAPPSRPQSLGTMKLRLVGPGSRPEEGRLEVLHQGQWGTVCDDDFALQEATVACRQLGFEGALTWAHSAKYGSGEGPIWLDNVHCVGTESSLDQCGSNGWGVSDCTHSEDVGVVCNPQRQRQRGYSSERVSNALGPQDRRLEEVRLKAILASAKRQSPVTEGAVEVKYEGHWRQVCDQGWTKNNSRVVCGMLGFPSEAPVDSHYYRKAWDSKMKDPNSRLKSLTKKNSFWIHRVNCLGTEPHMANCQVQVAPAQGKLRPACPGGMHAVVSCVAGPRFRPPKAKPGRKESRTEEMKVRLRSGAQVGEGRVEVLMNRQWGTVCDHGWNLISASVVCRQLGFGSAREALFGAQLGQALGPIHLSEVRCRGYEQTLSDCPSLEGSQNGCQHDNDAAVRCNIPNMGFQDQVRLAGGRSPEEGVVEVQVEVNGVQRWGAVCSDHWGLSEAMVACRQLGLGFASHAIKDTWYWQGTPGAREVVMSGVRCSGTELALQQCQRHGPVHCSHGTGRFSAGVSCTDSAPDLVMNAQLVQETAYLEDRPLSLLYCAHEENCLSQSADRMDWPYGHRRLLRFSSQIHNLGRADFRPKTGRHSWTWHQCHRHYHSIEVFTHYDLLTLNGSKVAEGHKASFCLEDTNCPTGLQRRYACANFGEQGVTVGCWDTYRHDIDCQWVDITDVGPGDYIFQVVVNPKFEVAESDFSNNMMRCRCKYDGQRVWLHNCHTGDSYRANTELNQEQEQRLRNNLI